Proteins encoded together in one Chitinophaga lutea window:
- a CDS encoding RagB/SusD family nutrient uptake outer membrane protein: MKSYIIPVLATVFLLVAPSCSKDYLEKTPDEDLTQEQVFTNPVFAEQFLANIYSHLPKELAMVDNPCNGCAPNNVFNAASDELEIGHEPNFSNAMNNGNWNADSYVQDIWSHSYFAIRKANIFLENIDRLAPSELASADRISNWKGEALFLRALNHFFLIRVYGPVPVIDRTLLLDEDLVAFKRQPIEKCVEFIVAECDKAAALLPARVTATTDYGKPSKATCAALKARVLLYMASPLWNGNPDYAAFKDKDGVRLFPDAVPTRWQDAATAAKACIDLAESAGHKLHRSGSNPVKNYSEIFYVNFNDEVFFTSNDPGYLNIDAYSEPRGMPGANWPLQAATQNIVDDYEMADGTRPILGYNANLTPIVNPASAYNESTQAPAATDYYYAGTRGMYVGREPRFYASISFTGAKFKTGAPQNRVTPLQFWKGGLDGRPFDAGANFSETGYLMRKLTNPFYVMQPKAGPIRTWVFFRLGEQYLNYAEALNEAQGPVADVYKYVNLIRERAGLPGLPTGLSQADMRERIRHERRIELAFETHRYFDTHRWKTAETTDNGNIYGIDVLMDGYNISSNAFYARRVMEKRVFEKKHYLWPIQQRELEKNRKLVQNPGW; this comes from the coding sequence ATGAAATCATATATCATCCCCGTGCTCGCGACTGTGTTCCTGCTGGTAGCGCCGTCGTGTTCAAAGGACTACCTGGAGAAAACACCGGATGAAGATCTGACGCAGGAGCAGGTGTTTACCAATCCTGTATTTGCCGAACAATTCCTGGCCAATATCTATTCCCACCTCCCGAAAGAGCTGGCGATGGTGGATAATCCCTGCAACGGCTGCGCCCCGAATAACGTGTTCAACGCTGCTTCTGACGAGCTGGAGATCGGGCATGAGCCGAATTTCAGCAATGCGATGAACAACGGGAACTGGAATGCGGATTCATATGTGCAGGATATCTGGTCGCACAGCTATTTCGCCATTCGTAAAGCCAACATCTTCCTCGAAAATATCGACAGACTCGCGCCTTCGGAGCTGGCCTCGGCCGACCGTATCAGTAACTGGAAAGGGGAGGCGCTTTTCCTGCGCGCGCTCAATCATTTTTTCCTCATCCGCGTGTACGGTCCCGTGCCGGTCATCGATAGAACGCTGCTGCTCGATGAAGACCTGGTGGCGTTCAAACGGCAGCCGATTGAAAAATGCGTGGAGTTCATCGTTGCCGAATGCGATAAAGCGGCTGCGTTGCTCCCCGCACGGGTAACGGCGACCACCGACTACGGAAAGCCTTCCAAGGCAACCTGCGCGGCGCTGAAGGCAAGGGTGCTGCTGTATATGGCCAGCCCGCTCTGGAACGGCAACCCGGATTATGCGGCTTTCAAAGATAAAGACGGGGTACGCCTGTTCCCTGACGCCGTGCCGACGCGGTGGCAGGATGCCGCCACCGCCGCCAAAGCCTGCATCGACCTGGCCGAATCCGCCGGGCATAAATTGCACCGCTCCGGCAGTAACCCGGTGAAGAACTACAGTGAAATATTTTACGTCAACTTCAACGACGAGGTGTTTTTTACGAGCAACGATCCCGGTTACCTCAACATCGACGCATACAGCGAGCCCCGCGGCATGCCCGGCGCCAACTGGCCCCTGCAGGCCGCCACACAGAACATCGTGGACGATTATGAAATGGCTGATGGCACCCGCCCCATCCTGGGATATAACGCCAACCTGACACCCATTGTCAACCCGGCATCCGCGTACAACGAAAGCACACAGGCGCCTGCCGCCACCGATTATTATTACGCGGGTACACGGGGCATGTATGTAGGCAGGGAGCCCCGCTTTTATGCCAGCATCAGCTTCACCGGCGCGAAATTCAAGACGGGCGCTCCGCAGAACAGGGTTACGCCGCTGCAGTTCTGGAAAGGCGGGCTGGATGGAAGGCCGTTCGATGCCGGTGCAAATTTCAGCGAAACGGGGTATCTTATGAGGAAACTGACGAACCCCTTTTACGTCATGCAACCGAAAGCGGGCCCCATCCGCACCTGGGTGTTTTTCCGCCTCGGCGAACAGTACCTCAACTACGCCGAAGCATTGAACGAAGCGCAGGGCCCCGTGGCGGACGTGTACAAGTATGTGAACCTGATACGTGAGCGCGCCGGGCTGCCGGGATTGCCCACGGGGTTGTCGCAGGCCGATATGCGCGAAAGGATCCGCCACGAAAGAAGGATAGAACTGGCATTTGAAACACACCGCTATTTTGATACGCACCGCTGGAAAACCGCGGAAACCACCGATAACGGCAATATTTACGGCATCGATGTGCTGATGGACGGGTACAATATTTCCAGCAATGCATTTTACGCCCGGAGGGTGATGGAAAAAAGAGTGTTCGAGAAGAAACATTACCTCTGGCCCATACAGCAGCGCGAACTCGAGAAAAACCGGAAGCTGGTACAGAATCCCGGCTGGTAA
- a CDS encoding SusC/RagA family TonB-linked outer membrane protein, which produces MQFSTGFRFTDLLFGQISGGRRIAAASITTSLLLIFFMTPAAAKTGSTTTTAAMQQRSFVVSGTVFNENDEALPGASVRVKGTQTGVTTDMNGKFMIEVAREEDSLIFSFLGYYNTTVKVGAQKTMTIKLAPDEESRKLNEVQVVGYGTQKKITMVGAVSSVSAREIQKYATPSLTNAIGGKLAGIITRQTSGEPGYDAAKVFIRGLVSQSGTNKPLIIVDGVERELQDYWTTMNIQEIESFSVLKDAASTAVYGNRGANGVIMITTRKGTVGKPNITFRSEAAIVVPMRIEDNIDGYEYALLHNEALTNVGERPKFTDAEIQKYKDGSDPYMYPNVNWYDVVLKKRTRQLINNLGVSGGTEVVKYYLNLGYTIQEGIYNEDPANSYKTNAALKRYNFRSNVDVKLSKRFSLALGLSGIISNTNFPGRDAGNILANLKLTAPNTYPVKNPNGSQPGAFGDLLLNPYALVTQTGYTKQFYNTLVSNLSAKWDLSYITKGLSARGLVAFDVVDITQNIRRKSPATYSYAKDPVTGVETYKQWSTETPLGFENRNETYRTMYGQVGVDYERSFGAHQVTGMLTAERREFTNVNAGNSVQNLPERRQGLIGRVTYNYDYRYLLQLSAGYNGSENFPKGKRYGFFPAIGAGWIVSGEKFWNRNVISLLKLRGNYGIVGNDRIGGARFLYLSTYNKSAGGYVFGIDQNTNPGGKSEARIGNVNVTWETAYKTDLGFDLEMFNGKVVLSSTLFHERRDGQLLERRTIPIYAGYPPGTVPFGNVGITENKGFEANLQLRNTTKKGLYYSFTGNFTFAKNTIIENDAPPALYPYQDFRGSAIGSNLGYRALGFFQDQRDIDNSPSQTALQSVIRPGDIKYEDINKDGKITTADRTIIGSYGTEPQIMYGFGATAAWKGFDATIFFTGAARRDFFFTQGWTAWAFSGQAGYYNVMQQVYDKRFVVGGNNAHAEFPAVRAGSTNNYTGSTLWQRSGDYLRIKNAEIGYTIPVNVTKKASLKSVRVFIQGTNLATWDKIKVIDPESDFGTGGYPIPRNYNFGLEANF; this is translated from the coding sequence ATGCAATTCTCTACGGGATTCAGGTTCACCGATCTTTTGTTCGGACAAATCTCCGGCGGCCGGCGCATCGCTGCCGCCAGCATCACCACATCTTTACTGCTCATCTTTTTTATGACACCGGCGGCCGCAAAGACGGGTAGCACCACAACAACCGCAGCCATGCAACAGCGCTCATTCGTTGTGTCCGGAACGGTGTTCAACGAAAACGACGAGGCCCTGCCCGGGGCGTCGGTACGGGTGAAGGGCACCCAAACAGGCGTTACCACCGATATGAACGGCAAGTTCATGATCGAAGTGGCGCGTGAGGAAGACTCCCTCATCTTCAGCTTTCTCGGTTATTACAACACTACCGTAAAGGTGGGCGCGCAAAAAACAATGACGATCAAGCTGGCGCCGGACGAAGAAAGCCGCAAACTCAACGAGGTACAGGTAGTAGGCTACGGTACCCAGAAAAAGATCACGATGGTGGGCGCCGTATCGTCCGTATCCGCCAGGGAGATACAGAAATACGCCACACCTTCGCTGACCAACGCGATCGGCGGTAAACTCGCAGGCATCATCACACGGCAGACCTCCGGCGAACCGGGCTACGACGCGGCGAAAGTATTCATCCGCGGGCTCGTGTCGCAAAGCGGCACCAACAAACCACTGATCATCGTGGATGGTGTGGAACGTGAACTGCAGGATTACTGGACGACGATGAACATCCAGGAAATAGAAAGTTTCTCCGTACTGAAAGACGCGGCTTCCACCGCCGTGTACGGCAACAGGGGCGCCAACGGCGTGATCATGATCACCACGCGGAAAGGCACGGTGGGCAAACCGAATATCACCTTCCGTTCGGAAGCGGCCATCGTGGTGCCGATGCGCATCGAAGACAATATCGACGGGTACGAATATGCGCTGCTTCACAATGAAGCGTTGACCAACGTAGGAGAGCGGCCGAAATTCACCGACGCGGAAATCCAGAAGTACAAAGACGGCTCCGACCCGTACATGTATCCCAACGTGAACTGGTACGACGTGGTGCTGAAAAAAAGAACACGCCAGCTCATCAATAACCTCGGCGTATCGGGCGGTACGGAGGTGGTAAAATATTACCTCAACCTCGGTTACACCATTCAGGAAGGCATCTACAACGAAGACCCGGCCAACAGCTACAAAACCAACGCGGCGCTGAAACGCTACAATTTCCGGTCGAACGTGGACGTGAAACTCAGCAAAAGATTTTCATTGGCATTAGGGCTGTCGGGCATCATTTCCAACACCAATTTTCCGGGCAGGGATGCGGGTAACATCCTGGCCAACCTGAAACTCACCGCACCGAACACTTACCCGGTGAAAAACCCGAACGGCAGCCAGCCGGGCGCTTTCGGCGACCTGCTGCTGAACCCGTACGCACTGGTGACACAAACGGGCTATACCAAACAATTCTATAACACCCTGGTGAGCAACCTTTCGGCGAAGTGGGACCTTTCGTACATCACCAAAGGCCTGTCCGCCCGCGGCCTCGTGGCGTTCGACGTGGTGGACATCACGCAGAACATCCGGCGCAAATCACCGGCTACCTATTCTTATGCGAAAGATCCGGTAACGGGCGTGGAAACTTACAAACAATGGTCCACCGAAACCCCGCTGGGCTTCGAGAACCGCAACGAAACCTACAGAACCATGTACGGGCAGGTGGGCGTGGACTATGAGCGTTCTTTCGGTGCGCACCAGGTAACGGGCATGCTCACGGCGGAAAGGCGGGAATTCACCAACGTCAACGCCGGCAATTCCGTGCAGAACCTGCCCGAAAGGCGGCAGGGCCTCATCGGCAGGGTAACCTACAACTACGATTACCGTTACCTCCTGCAGCTGAGCGCGGGTTATAACGGTTCTGAAAATTTCCCGAAAGGCAAACGCTACGGGTTCTTCCCGGCCATCGGCGCCGGCTGGATCGTATCGGGCGAAAAATTCTGGAACAGGAACGTGATCAGTTTGCTGAAACTGCGCGGTAACTACGGGATCGTGGGGAACGACCGCATCGGCGGCGCCCGTTTCCTCTACCTGAGCACGTACAATAAATCGGCAGGGGGATACGTGTTCGGCATCGATCAGAATACGAACCCCGGCGGCAAAAGCGAAGCGCGCATCGGGAACGTGAACGTAACCTGGGAAACCGCATACAAAACAGATCTGGGATTCGACCTGGAAATGTTCAACGGGAAAGTGGTGCTATCTTCCACCCTTTTCCACGAACGCCGCGACGGGCAGTTGCTCGAGCGCAGGACCATCCCGATCTATGCCGGTTACCCGCCGGGCACCGTACCTTTCGGCAACGTGGGCATTACCGAGAACAAGGGATTTGAAGCGAACCTCCAGCTCCGCAACACCACTAAAAAAGGATTGTATTATTCCTTCACCGGCAACTTCACTTTCGCGAAAAATACCATCATCGAAAACGACGCGCCGCCGGCATTGTATCCCTACCAGGATTTCAGGGGCAGCGCCATCGGCTCCAACCTCGGTTACCGCGCGCTCGGGTTTTTCCAGGACCAGCGCGACATCGACAACAGTCCCTCGCAAACGGCCCTCCAGTCGGTTATCCGCCCCGGCGATATCAAATACGAGGACATCAACAAAGACGGCAAGATCACCACGGCCGACCGTACCATCATCGGCAGCTACGGCACAGAACCGCAGATCATGTACGGCTTCGGTGCTACTGCGGCCTGGAAAGGTTTCGACGCCACCATCTTTTTCACCGGCGCGGCACGCCGCGACTTCTTTTTCACGCAGGGCTGGACGGCCTGGGCTTTCTCCGGACAGGCCGGTTATTACAACGTGATGCAGCAGGTGTACGACAAACGGTTTGTCGTGGGCGGCAACAACGCCCATGCGGAATTCCCGGCAGTGCGGGCGGGCAGTACCAACAATTACACCGGTTCCACGCTCTGGCAGCGGAGCGGCGACTACCTGCGGATCAAAAACGCGGAGATCGGTTACACCATCCCTGTCAACGTCACCAAAAAAGCGTCGCTCAAAAGCGTGCGGGTATTTATACAGGGAACGAACCTCGCCACCTGGGACAAGATCAAGGTCATCGACCCGGAATCCGATTTCGGCACGGGCGGTTATCCCATCCCCCGCAACTACAACTTCGGGCTGGAAGCTAATTTTTAG
- a CDS encoding LacI family DNA-binding transcriptional regulator produces MERKNYTSLDVAEAAGVSQSTVSRVFAGNTNVSEKKRKKILAAAEKLGYKPNAHARSLITRKSMMIGIVMRNIRNPFYSAVLEIFHNRFSALGYHLIFINSENEEIQESEITQLLEYNIDGVIITDALLSSSASEKFKRYGIAVVLFNRYTEHLESSAVFCDNYLAAKQIATYLVELGHQSFAFVSGPSDTSTTIDRLKGFREVLQERKIKNLMIEPGNYTFESGFKAAQELITRNKHIDCIFCGNDIIALGVMDAIRTMGLRIPEDVSVVGFDNIRMSEWPSYSLTTWEQPLEEMVDSTVELLTQEIGDQSAQPQIIMMKGHLVVRNTVKSRK; encoded by the coding sequence TTGGAAAGAAAGAATTACACTTCTCTCGACGTAGCCGAAGCCGCAGGGGTTTCGCAGTCTACCGTTTCCAGGGTATTTGCCGGCAATACGAACGTATCCGAGAAAAAGCGGAAGAAAATACTGGCTGCCGCCGAAAAGCTGGGCTACAAGCCCAATGCCCATGCCCGGAGCCTGATCACCCGGAAAAGCATGATGATCGGGATTGTGATGCGCAACATCCGCAATCCTTTTTATTCCGCCGTGCTGGAAATCTTCCACAACCGCTTTTCCGCTCTCGGGTACCATCTCATCTTCATCAATTCGGAAAACGAAGAAATACAGGAAAGCGAAATCACGCAGCTCCTGGAATATAATATAGACGGGGTGATCATCACCGATGCCCTGTTATCTTCCTCCGCCTCGGAAAAATTCAAGCGCTACGGGATCGCCGTGGTGCTGTTCAACCGGTATACCGAGCACCTGGAAAGCAGCGCCGTGTTCTGCGACAACTACCTGGCCGCCAAGCAGATCGCCACGTACCTTGTGGAACTGGGCCATCAGTCGTTCGCCTTTGTCTCCGGTCCCTCCGATACCTCTACCACCATCGACCGGCTGAAGGGTTTCAGGGAAGTGCTGCAGGAAAGAAAAATCAAAAATCTCATGATCGAACCGGGCAATTACACGTTTGAGAGCGGTTTTAAAGCTGCCCAGGAACTGATCACCAGAAATAAACACATCGATTGTATCTTTTGCGGGAACGACATCATCGCCCTCGGCGTCATGGACGCCATCCGGACGATGGGCCTCCGTATCCCCGAAGACGTGTCCGTAGTCGGATTTGATAACATCCGTATGTCCGAATGGCCGTCCTATTCCCTCACCACCTGGGAACAGCCGCTGGAAGAAATGGTAGACAGTACGGTTGAACTGCTGACACAGGAAATCGGCGATCAATCCGCCCAACCGCAGATCATCATGATGAAAGGCCATCTCGTGGTGCGGAACACCGTGAAGTCCAGGAAGTAA
- a CDS encoding serine hydrolase, with product MNRQFYSPFRTLLACSLLMLPILPGFAQTKKKLDSLFETLHRQGVFNGCVLIAEEGRPVYKKAFGYANFETKQLLHEGSVFELASVAKQFTAMAIMQLQDRGKLSYQDDIGQYFPSLHYPGVTIDNLLRHTSGIPEFLPWDETRVDVTRINYNKDILDAMVKSKLPALFKPGEMLAYSNTNYVLLALIVEKISGMPFADYLDKNIFRPLNMTDSRVYARRAASKVLDNYALGHVYSPAAGRFVINDSVKANRYQYYFDGVAGPYGISSNTEDLLKWDHALYTGRLIRESRQQLAYVPGRLNNGSVAAFAGLAYGYGWLILPPDETTGRRYMHSGGYPGYMTIIARYPEKKKTIIILTNIYNVVSLYQLCGATENILFDKPFSMPTPTPFMKSVALSPAQLKTIEGVYTLAPGFKFTITTELNQAYAQLTGQPKVEIYPSSENEFFYTVVTARLRFEKDSAGVAKKLTLFQNGKEMEARRD from the coding sequence ATGAACCGTCAATTTTACAGCCCTTTCCGGACGCTGCTCGCTTGTTCCCTGCTGATGTTACCCATTCTCCCCGGCTTTGCCCAAACGAAGAAGAAGCTGGATTCCCTGTTTGAAACCCTGCACCGGCAAGGTGTATTCAATGGTTGTGTGCTGATTGCCGAAGAGGGGCGGCCTGTTTATAAAAAGGCTTTCGGGTACGCCAATTTTGAAACGAAACAGTTGTTGCATGAGGGGAGCGTTTTTGAGCTCGCGTCCGTTGCCAAACAATTTACGGCCATGGCCATCATGCAGTTGCAGGACCGGGGTAAACTCAGTTACCAGGACGATATCGGACAATATTTCCCGTCGCTGCACTATCCCGGCGTTACCATCGACAACCTGCTGCGGCATACGTCCGGCATTCCGGAATTTTTGCCGTGGGATGAAACAAGGGTGGATGTGACACGCATCAATTATAACAAAGACATCCTGGATGCCATGGTGAAGAGCAAGCTGCCGGCGCTTTTTAAGCCAGGCGAAATGCTGGCGTATTCCAATACCAACTATGTATTGCTGGCGCTCATTGTGGAGAAAATATCGGGGATGCCGTTCGCGGATTATCTTGATAAAAACATTTTCCGTCCCCTGAACATGACCGATTCCCGTGTGTATGCGAGGAGAGCCGCCAGCAAGGTGCTGGACAATTACGCCCTTGGGCATGTTTACAGTCCGGCCGCCGGCCGTTTCGTGATCAACGACAGCGTGAAGGCAAATCGGTACCAGTATTATTTCGACGGTGTGGCAGGCCCCTACGGCATCAGCAGCAACACGGAAGACCTGCTCAAGTGGGACCACGCCCTGTACACAGGCAGACTGATCAGGGAAAGCCGGCAACAGCTGGCCTATGTACCGGGCAGGCTTAATAACGGTAGCGTGGCGGCGTTTGCCGGCCTGGCTTACGGTTATGGCTGGCTCATCCTGCCACCCGATGAAACCACCGGGCGCAGATATATGCATTCAGGCGGATACCCCGGATACATGACCATCATCGCGCGTTACCCGGAAAAAAAGAAGACCATCATCATCCTGACCAACATTTACAATGTCGTCAGCTTGTACCAGTTGTGCGGCGCAACGGAGAACATATTGTTTGATAAACCGTTCAGCATGCCCACGCCCACGCCGTTCATGAAAAGCGTTGCGCTCAGTCCCGCCCAGCTGAAAACCATAGAGGGTGTATACACCCTGGCGCCGGGCTTCAAATTTACTATTACCACCGAGTTGAACCAGGCATACGCACAACTGACGGGGCAACCGAAAGTGGAAATCTATCCGTCTTCTGAAAACGAATTCTTCTATACGGTAGTGACCGCCCGGCTCAGGTTCGAAAAAGACAGCGCCGGCGTGGCTAAAAAGCTGACGCTGTTTCAGAACGGGAAGGAAATGGAGGCCAGGCGGGATTAA
- a CDS encoding glycoside hydrolase family 43 protein, translating to MQQQPASGNPVIRHKYTADANALVANGKVYMYTGHDEAPPGTEEYIMHEWLCFSSVDLVYWEEHRSPLRARDFSWVKGGAWASQVVQRDDVFYWYAAVDHKDIPGRAIAVAVADRPEGPFKDARGSALISSDMLPYTADDIFSIDPTVLIDNTGQAYLFWGKNQCFYTRLKNNMIEVEGEIHQVYLPSFSEGAWLHQRNGWYYLLYGYQFPEKVAYAMSRRVDGPWVFKGILNEVAGNCATNRGSILEYNGQSYFIYHNGALPPDGGSHRRSVCVDHLYYNADGTLKRVVMTTEGVGQVS from the coding sequence ATGCAACAGCAACCAGCATCCGGCAACCCGGTGATCAGGCACAAATACACGGCAGATGCCAACGCGCTCGTAGCTAACGGAAAAGTATATATGTACACGGGGCACGATGAAGCCCCGCCGGGCACCGAAGAATACATCATGCACGAGTGGCTTTGTTTTTCGTCGGTGGATTTGGTATACTGGGAAGAGCACCGCTCGCCGCTGCGAGCGAGAGATTTCAGCTGGGTGAAGGGAGGGGCCTGGGCCTCGCAGGTGGTGCAGCGCGACGATGTGTTCTATTGGTACGCCGCCGTAGATCATAAAGACATTCCCGGGCGAGCCATTGCCGTCGCGGTGGCCGACAGGCCCGAAGGTCCTTTCAAAGACGCGCGCGGCAGCGCGCTGATCAGCAGTGATATGTTGCCGTACACAGCGGATGATATCTTTAGCATCGACCCCACCGTACTGATCGACAACACCGGTCAGGCCTATCTTTTCTGGGGCAAGAACCAGTGTTTTTACACCCGTCTGAAAAACAACATGATCGAGGTAGAAGGTGAAATCCACCAGGTATACCTGCCATCTTTTTCGGAAGGGGCGTGGCTGCATCAGCGCAATGGCTGGTATTACCTTTTGTACGGTTATCAATTCCCCGAAAAAGTGGCCTATGCCATGAGCCGCCGCGTAGACGGGCCCTGGGTATTCAAAGGTATTCTCAACGAGGTGGCAGGCAACTGCGCCACCAACCGGGGCAGCATCCTTGAATACAACGGACAGAGTTATTTCATCTATCACAACGGCGCATTGCCTCCCGATGGCGGAAGCCACCGGCGTTCCGTGTGCGTCGACCATCTGTATTATAACGCCGATGGTACGCTCAAACGGGTGGTGATGACGACGGAAGGAGTGGGGCAGGTATCCTAG
- a CDS encoding DUF6644 family protein — protein sequence MAVADWLQWLENTPLAVHIRQAAWLYPVIEIIHIVGIVLLVGPALLFDFRLLGFAKHLPVAGLAKHLLSWSRRGLWLIIPSGILLFMTNAHTLGYDPVFRTKLILLVLAACNAWLFAVFRSRWHNSTEMPIPAKAIAVCSIMLWIAIIACGRLLAY from the coding sequence ATGGCTGTTGCGGATTGGCTGCAATGGCTGGAAAACACCCCGCTGGCGGTGCATATCCGCCAGGCTGCCTGGCTGTATCCTGTCATCGAGATTATCCATATTGTGGGGATCGTATTGCTGGTAGGCCCCGCACTGCTGTTTGACTTCCGTTTGCTGGGATTCGCCAAACACCTGCCGGTAGCAGGACTGGCAAAACACTTACTGTCGTGGTCGCGGCGCGGCCTGTGGCTCATCATACCTTCCGGCATACTGCTGTTTATGACAAACGCCCATACCCTGGGTTATGATCCTGTTTTCCGGACGAAGCTGATCCTGCTGGTGCTCGCTGCCTGCAATGCCTGGCTGTTCGCGGTTTTCCGTTCCCGGTGGCACAACAGCACGGAGATGCCCATCCCGGCAAAAGCAATCGCCGTTTGTTCCATCATGTTGTGGATCGCGATCATCGCATGCGGGCGGTTATTGGCGTATTGA
- a CDS encoding DUF6152 family protein, with translation MIVLKNLFAVLLFTLCVSFTPPHHGWANYDQTKTLDYTGVIESSVYENPHATIKVVQDKKVWTVILAPVTRMRDRGVKADMVKKGRSLRVVGYPHKEIKDEMRAERIFIDGNKYELR, from the coding sequence ATGATTGTACTAAAAAATCTCTTCGCAGTCCTGCTCTTTACGCTCTGCGTTTCCTTCACACCGCCTCACCACGGCTGGGCGAACTACGATCAAACCAAAACCCTCGATTACACCGGTGTTATTGAATCATCTGTGTATGAAAATCCACACGCTACCATCAAAGTGGTGCAGGATAAAAAAGTGTGGACGGTCATACTTGCACCGGTCACCCGCATGCGCGACCGTGGTGTGAAGGCTGATATGGTAAAGAAAGGGAGGTCGCTGCGCGTGGTGGGATATCCCCACAAGGAAATCAAGGATGAAATGCGCGCCGAGCGTATTTTTATCGACGGCAACAAATACGAACTGCGCTGA
- a CDS encoding phosphatase PAP2 family protein has product MHSVLCLFLIFIAGAASGQSDSVVTAKREKIYQVTLKYELPASVLALGTSYFGFAALDRTSAYNASDVAHLNPGNVNGFDRPVIFSNPAYFTKAQEYSDLFLNISILSPLLLAADKQIRKDWLDLITMYLVSHTVDNAIYFAAAFPVRRTRPYVYNTDIPLEQKVGIAKSNSFFSGHVSFAATSTFFFAKVFTDYHQIKGLKRAAIYTAAAIPPSLVGYYRMRAGKHFRTDVLLGLVIGAGSGIFVPEFHRRLKKNNRVSVSPFYGTENSGLTVSLKL; this is encoded by the coding sequence ATGCACAGTGTGCTGTGCCTCTTTTTGATTTTTATCGCCGGCGCCGCTTCCGGTCAGTCGGATTCCGTGGTGACCGCAAAAAGAGAAAAAATATACCAGGTTACATTGAAGTATGAACTGCCCGCCTCCGTGCTGGCATTGGGTACCTCATATTTTGGCTTTGCGGCGCTCGACCGTACCTCGGCGTACAACGCGTCTGACGTGGCGCATCTGAACCCCGGCAACGTGAACGGCTTCGACCGGCCGGTCATCTTTTCCAATCCCGCCTATTTCACCAAAGCGCAGGAGTATTCCGATCTTTTCCTGAATATTTCCATCCTCAGTCCCCTGCTGCTGGCGGCAGACAAGCAGATACGCAAAGACTGGCTCGACCTGATCACGATGTACCTTGTTTCCCATACGGTCGATAATGCGATTTATTTCGCGGCGGCATTCCCCGTGCGCCGCACCAGGCCGTACGTGTATAATACCGACATCCCGCTGGAGCAGAAAGTCGGTATCGCAAAAAGCAATTCCTTCTTCAGCGGCCACGTTTCTTTTGCCGCCACCTCCACGTTTTTCTTCGCGAAGGTCTTCACCGACTACCACCAGATCAAAGGCCTGAAAAGGGCCGCGATCTATACCGCCGCAGCCATCCCGCCCTCGCTGGTAGGCTACTACCGGATGCGGGCCGGCAAACATTTCAGGACCGATGTGCTGCTTGGTCTGGTGATCGGCGCCGGCTCCGGGATATTTGTACCGGAATTTCACCGCCGCTTGAAAAAGAACAACCGCGTATCCGTATCGCCGTTTTACGGCACGGAAAACAGCGGGTTGACGGTGAGCCTCAAGTTGTAG